CGCTGGTTGCCCGGCTGCGTCGGCTGCTCGATCAGCTCCCGCAGTTCCTTCGCGAGCGAACGTTTGCCGTCCGGCGTCGCGAGTTCCTCGGGATGCTTGTTCGACAGCGCGAGCAGGATCCGGCTGCGGATCTCCGGCATCCGCGCGGTCAGCTGCTCCTGCGCCTTCGAGTCGGTGAGCTTCAGCGACAGGCCGACGCGCAGGTAGTGCTGCGCGCCGTCGTCGGACTGCAGGTTCACGGTCAGCGGGTCGAGCGGGAAGAACACCGGCGCGGCCAGCGGCGCCGGCTCGGCGGGCTTGCTCGCATGGCCGACGCCTTCCTTGCTCAGGAACACGTACATGCCGCCGGCTGCGGCGGCTGCCGCGCCCAGCGCGATGACGGCGATCAGCGCGATGCGCTTGAACTTGCCGGAGGAAGCCGGCTTGTCGGCGGTCGGGTTTGCGGTCGTGGAGGCCATGTGAATGCGTGCGTGATGTCTCGTAGCATGCATTGTTCGGCATCCGGGCCGAGCCCGATGGGCGGAAAAGAGGGGGGATTTGCGGCTATCTCAGCCGATTGTCGGCCGGGTGTCGGCTCGATGCAGGGTAAGTGGGGGCGGAAAGGGCCGCCGGGGCGGGCGGTTGAAGCGGGTGGGGTGGGTGGGTGGGTGGGTGGGTGGGTGGGTGGGTGGGTGGGTGGGTGGGGCGTGAGCGCCGTACCCGCCGCGCGGCGCCTGCCGCGCCGCTGGCGGCAGGCACGATTGCGCCAGGCCGGGCCGGCGCCTGGCGGGCGTCCGGCGCCCGGTCAGATCGGCAGCAGCGTCAGGAGCGGCGCGATCAGCACCATCGCGACGCCCGCGATCATCATCGTCAGGCTCGACACGACGCCTTCCTCGCTGCCGATCTCGCGCGCCTTCGCGGTGCCCACGCCGTGGGCGGCCGCGCCGAACAGCGCACCGCGCGCGAGCCGCGTGCGCATCGGCACCAGCGCGAGCACCAGCTCACCGAGCAGCATCCCGCAGATGCCGGTCGCGATCACGAACAGCGCGGTGAGATCCTTCGGCGCGTGGATCTTGTCCGACACGGCGAGCGCGAACGGCGTCGACACCGAGCGCGTCATCAGCGAGCGCTGCAGCTCGGGCGACAGGTGCAGCAGCTTCGCGAGCAGCAGCGACCCGCACACGCCCGCACTGATCCCGACCGCGACGCCGACCGACAGCGACAGCCAGTGGCGACGGATCAGGTCGCGATAGTCGTAGATCGGCACCGCGAACGCGATCGTCGCCGGGCCGAGCAGCCACATCAGCCAGCGCGTGTCGTGGAAGTAGACCGAATACGGGATGCCGGTCAGCAGGACGAGCAGCACCAGCACGCCCGGCACGAACACGAGCGGCGAGAACAGCAGCGTCTTCTTGTATGCGTAGAGCCGCTTCGACGCGAAATACAGCACGACCGTCAGCACGAAGCAGCCGAACGAGATCGCGGTGTTCGCCTGGTCGGCGGACAGGTTCGACAATGCGGCAAGCATGGCAGGCTCCGGCTCAGTGGGCGGACGCGGCGGTGAGGCGCGTGCGGCGGCGTTCGGCGAACACGCGCTGCACGGCGAGCCGGCGCTCGAGCTTCGCGGCGAGATCGACCGCGACGGCCACCGCGACCATCACGAACGCGGTGCCGGCGAGCATCACCAGCGCGATGCGCCAGCCGTCCTCGCGAAACAGCCCGCCGTACTGCACGGCCGCGACGGCGGCCGGCACGAAGAACAGCAGCATGTCGGACAGCAGCCAGTTCGCGCCGTCCTTCACCCATGCGGGCGCGACGCGGCCCGAGAACAGCAGCACGAGGAGCACCGCGAGGCCGATCACGCCGGACGGAATCGGCAGCCCGATCTTGCGCACGGCCCAGTCGACCGCCATCCACAGCGCACCGAGCGCGGCGGCCTGCAGCGCGATCCGGCCCGTGCGGGCCAGGCTGCCCGAAGCGGCGGGGCGGGCGGCGAGTGCGGCGGTCGGCTTGGTCATGGCGGGCTCCCTACAGATATTCCGTTGATGGTGGGAGTATAGGGTTTCCCCTAACCATAAATAAAATGACTTGTCTCTATCCTTGTCATTCCAATTCGGAATTCGCTTTCTGATCGCCGCACCACTTTGGGGAGTCATCGATGGAATTGCGCGCGTTGCGGTACTTCGTCGAGGTGGTTCGCCAGCAGAGTTTCACGGCGGCCGCCGACAAGCTGTTCGTGACCCAGCCGACCATCAGCAAGATGGTGAAGGCGCTCGAGGACGAGATCGGCTCGCCGCTGCTGCTGCGCGACGGCCGGCAGATGGTGCTGACCGACGCGGGGCGGATCGTGTTCCAGCGCGGCCAGGACGTGCTCGCCGCGCAGGCGCAGCTGCAGTCGGAGCTGAACGATCTCGGCACGCTCGGGCGCGGCGAGCTGACGATCGGCATCCCGCCGCTCGGCGGCTCGCTGTTCACGCCGATCATCGCCGCGTACAAGCAGCGCTATCCGAACATCGAGCTGAAGCTGTTCGAGCAGGGCGCGCGGATGATCGAGGCCGCGCTGACGTCGGGTGAGCTGGAACTCGGCGGGCTGCTGGAGCCGGTCGATCCCGGCACCTTCGAGCGGCTGCCGATGGTGCGCGCGCCGCTGTGGCTCGTCGCGCCGCGCGAATCGCGCTGGGAGGATCACGCGGCCGTGCTGCTCGCGGATCTCGCGCGCGAGTCGTTCGTGTTCTACGCGGAAAGCCTCGCGCTGCACGACGCGGTGCTGGATGCGTGCCGGCAGGCCGGCTTCACGCCGTCGATCGTGAGCCGCAGCGGCCACTGGGATTTCATGGCCGCGCTCGTGCATGCGGGGGTCGGCATCGCGCTGCTGCCCGAGCCGTATTGCCGGCGGCTCGACGCAGGCCAGTTCACGTGCCGGCCGATCGTCGAGCCGGAGATCACGTGGGCGATCGCGCTCGGCTGGCTGAAGAAGGGGTATCTGTCGCACGCGGCGCGCGCGTGGCTCGACGTGGCGCGGGCGACGCTGCCGATCGCGCCGGGTGACGATCTGGCGTTTGGTGGGTTGCGGGCAAGGGAGTGAGGCCCGCCGAGGCGGGCGCAACAGCCGCCCGCCGCGCGGTCAATGCCCCATCGCCGGCCCCGCCCCCTTCCTCGGCTTGGTGACCCACACGAGCGCCGCGAGCGCGCCGAACATGAACGCGGACAGCAGGAAGAAGTCGTTGGTCGCCATCATGAAGCCCTGCTGCGTGACGAGCTGGTTGAGCTGCGCATTGGCCGTCTGGCCGACGATGCCGAGCTGCGACAGCGCGCCCTGGTAGTCGGTCGTGTTCTGCGCATACACGCTCACCGATTCCGACAGTCGCGCGTGGTGGTAGATCGCGTCGTTCTCCCAGAACGTCGAGCTCGCCGCGGTGCCGATCGCGCCGGACAGCGTGCGCAGGAAGTTCGACAGCCCCGACGCGCTCGCGAGCCGGTCGTCGGAGATGCTCGACAGCGTGATCGTCGTCATCGGCACGAAGAAGCACGCGACGCCGATCCCCTGCACGAGCCGCGGCAGGATCACGTGGTTGAACGGCACGTCGAGCGTAAACGTCGAGTTCCAGATCGACACGCCGGCGAACACGATGAACGCGAAGCTCGCGACCATCCGCAGGTCGAGCCGGTGCATGTTGCGGCCGATCAGCGGCGACAGCACGAGCGCGAGCAGCCCGACCGGCGCGGTCGCAAGGCCGGCCTTGCCGGCCGTGTAGCCCATCACCGTCTGCAGCCACAGCGGGAAGATCACGACCGAGCCGAAGAACGCCATGAAGCCGAACGAGATGATCATCGCGCCGAGCGCGAAGTTGCGGTCCTTGAACAGCGACAGGTCGACCACCGGCTCCTTCTCGGTCGCCTCCCACACGAGCATGAACGCGAGCGACACGACCGCGATCAGTGCGAGCGCGACGATGAACGTCGAGTTGAACCAGTCACGGTCCTTGCCGAGGTCGAGCATCATCTGCAGGCACGACACGCCGATCACGAGCAGTGCCAGGCCGATCGCGTCGATCCGCTGCTTCGACGTCTTCGTCTCGCGGCCGCGCAGCAGGAAATACGCGCAGGTCGCCGAGAAGATGCCGATCGGCAGGTTGATGTAGAAGATCCACGGCCACGTGTAGTTGTCGCTGATCCAGCCGCCCAGCAACGGGCCGAAGATCGGTGCGACGATCACCGTCATCGCCCATAGCCCGAGCGCGAGCCCGCGCTTCGCGGGCGGGTAGCTGCGCATCAGGATCGTTTGCGACAGCGGCACCATCGGCCCCGACACGAGGCCCTGCAGCAGCCGGAACGCGATCAGCGTCTCGAAGTTGCTCGCGAGGCCGCACAGCGCCGACGCGACCGTGAACGCGAGCACCGACAGCGTGAACAGCCGCACCTCGCCGACCCGCCGCGCGAGCCAGCCGGTGAGCGGCACCGCGATCGCGGACGCCACCGAGTACGACGAGATCACCCAGGTGCCTTCGCTCGTCGCGACGCCGAGGCTGCCGGAAATGGTCGGCACCGCGACGTTCGCGATCGACGTGTCGAGCACTTCCATGAAGGTGCCGAGCGCGAGCCCGACGGTGAGCAGCGCGAGCGCACCGCCAGACAACGGCGCGGGTTCGGCGGCGGGGGCGGCGGTGGATGCCGTGGTGGCGGACATCGGAATCTCCTAGACGCGGCGCGCGCGACGCGCCGGCACAACGCACGGGTGTGCGCCGCAGCGCAACCCGGCCGGGTGGAACGGATCAACGGAAAAAGGGAGCGCGTGCCCTGTCATCTTCTGCCCAGACAGATAAATAAGCGAGTGTTTAACCTAGACATAGGGCCTCCGCGCACATCAGCTGTCCGCTTCGTCGTCGGGTTTCGGGCACCCGGCCGAGCCGGGCCCGTTGGCGATGAAGCGCTGCAACAGACCGGTGAGCGTCGCGAGCTCGTCGGCCGAGAAGCCGTCGAGCTGCGCGTTGAGCGCGGTCGCGATCAGCGACGGCAGCGCACGCGCGGCTTCGGCGCCGCGTTCGGTCAGCGTCAGCTCGATCATCCGACGGTCCTGCTCGCTGCGCGAGCGGGCGACCAGCCCCTTGCGTTCGAGGCGGTCGAGCATCCGCGTCATCGAACCGCTGTCGTACGACATCTTGCGGGACAGCTCGAACGGCGTGCGCGCATAGCCGCGCGACAGCAGTAGGATCACGCCGATCTGCTGCGCGGTGAGGTCGAGCGGCTCGAGCGCACGGTCCATCCGCTCGACGAGCGCCTGCTTCGCCTTCGACAGGTAATAGCCGAGGCTCGTTTCCAGCGCGATGTTCTCGGGATCGTAGAGGCCGCCGGTCATGCGATTGCGCACGCAGCAATAGTGCGTTTCAGATTTAAACGCGCCCAGTATCTTGAAAATTGATTGCATAGTCAATATTATTTGAGGCAACCAGTTACGACGTGCATGTTGCACTGCCGGAGACTATGTTCTGACCGATGCGCCCGCGCTGCGGGCACCCCGAGGATGTTCGCGATGCTGTTCCTGAAAAATGCCGCCGGCGCGCTGCGCCGCAACCTGACCGATACCGCTCATCATGCGTTCTCCGGGCCGCACCGCGGCTGGAAGATCGCGCTGTACGTGACGATGCTGGTGGTACCGGGCGGCTCGCTCGCGGCGCTCGGGTTCGCATGGTTCGATCATCGCCGGCAGCGCAACGCGAAAGACGGCGCTCGCCGCACGGGCCAGCCGGCCGCGACGGAGCCGTCGACATGGCGGTCCGCCGCCGAGCCGCTCCCGCTGCCCGCGCGCTGCCACTGACCGCTGACCGTGCGCGTCCCCCGCCTTCCTGGCTGCACCGCCTGAGCGCCGACCGCGCCCCGCACGGCCGGCGTCGCATCCCTGTCTTCCCGTCAGCTGGCCGTAATGGCCGGTAAACCGGCCGCTCGCGCCGGTAACACATTCCTGTCCTTGTGCACCGTACCCTTGGGGCTGCGCAGCTTTCCCGCCGTCAGTTACCATTTGTCCGCCAGCGGCACGACGACCGCATCGCGCGACGCCGCTCGCCGGACGTCGCGCCCAGACAGGAAAACCACCATGCCGTACGCCTCCCTCCCGCGCGCCCTTCGCCCGCTGAGCGCCGCCGTCGCCGTCGCGACGGCCGTGCTGCTCGCCGGCTGCGCCGTCGGGCCCGACTATCACCGGCCCGACACGTCGATCCCCGCCGCCTACAAGGAAGCGCCGGCCGGCTGGAAGGTCGCGCAGCCCGCCGACCGCACCGACCGCGGTGCGTGGTGGACGGTCTACAACGATCCGCAGCTCGATGCGCTGATCGGCAGGCTCAACGCGTCGAACCAGACCATCGCGCAATCGGCGGCCGCGTACCGGCAGGCGCGCGCGCTCGTCACCGAGGCGCGGGCCGCGTATTTCCCGACCGTCGGGCTGACCGCGTCGGGCTCGCGCGCCCGCACGCCGCGCACGTCGGTGTCGTCGGGTTCGTCGTCGAGCTTCGGCAGCGGTTCGTCCGGCTCGATCAACAACAGCTACAGCGTCGGCCTCGACGCGAGCTGGGAACCGGACCTGTGGGGCAAGGTGAGTCGCACCGTCAGCGCGCAGCGTGCCGGCGAAGCGGCCGCCGCGGCCGATCTCGCGAACGCGCGGCTGTCGCAGCAGGCGCTGCTCGCGCAGACCTATTTCCAGCTGCGCACGTCCGATACGCTGCAGAAGCTGCTCGACGACACCGTGAAGTCGTACGAACAGTCGCTGAAACTCACGCAGAACCAGTACGCGCAGGGCGTCGCCGCACGTGCGGACGTGATCCAGGCGCAGACGCAGCTGCAGAGCGCGCAGGCCGCATCGATCGACAACGGCGTGGCCCGCGCGCAGTACGAGCATGCAATCGCGACGCTGATCGGCGAACCGGCGTCCACTTTCTCGCTGCCGCCGAATCCGCTCACCGCCGAGCCGCCGATCACGCCGGTCGACGTGCCGTCCGCGATCCTCGAGCGCCGGCCCGACATCGCGGCGGCCGAGCGCCGTGCGGCGGCCGCGAACGAGCAGATCGGCGTCGCGATCGCCGCGTTCTTCCCGACGCTCACGCTGTCGGCCACCGGTGGCTTCCAGAGCTCGGTGTGGTCGCAGCTGTTCACGCTGCCGGCGCGCTTCTGGACGGTCGGCCCGCAGCTCGCGGCCACGCTGTTCGACGCCGGCCTGCGCGCCGCGCAGACCGACGCCGCGCGTGCGACCTACGACCAGGACGTCGCCGCGTACCGCCTCGCGGTGCTCACCGCGTTCCAGGACGTCGAGGACAACCTCGCGTCGCAGCGCATCCTCGCGCAGGAAATCGACGTGCAGCGGCAGGCCGTCGACAGCGCCGAGCATTCGCTCGCGATCGTCACGAACCAGTACAAGGCCGGCACGGTCGCCTACCTGAACGTGCTGACCGCGCAGACCACCGCGTTCACCGCGCAGCAGAAGCTCGCGACGATCGCCGGGCAGCGGATGACGTCGTCGGTCGGGCTCGTGAAGGCGCTCGGCGGCGGCTGGAACGTCGCGGAGATGGCGCGCGAGAACGGCGACGTTGCGGCGCCTGCACCGGTGCCGGCGTCCGGTGCGGCCGCGCCCGCGGCCACCGCACCGGCGGTCGCCGCGCCGCTCGCGCAGAAGTAGGAAGGGAAGGGCGACGCGCGCGTCAGCGCTGCGCGTCGCCGAAGATCAGCGATACCTCGTTGTTGCCGATCGGGTGACCGAGCAGGTTCAGCAGCCCCGCGAGGTTCGCCTGCTGCTCGGGCGCCGAGTGCGCGGTGCCGCGGAACGAGCCCTGGCCCGGGCCGAAGGTGCCGTGGCCGTCGAGGAACAGCGGGCCCTGCGTCGTCGACAGGTCGAGATCGGCGGCGGCCCCCTTCGCCTGCAGCACCGCGCGGTACGAACCGAGCGGCTTCACGCGCGAGACGCGCGAACTCATCGACTCGATCGTCACCGTCAGCTGGCCGAACGCGTTGTTGCCGATCAGGCGCCAGTCGCTCCAGCCGAGCCGCACGTCGCCCTGCAGGTCGAGCGTGTTGAACGGTGTGCCAAGCCCCGCGAGCAGCGACGCGGGCACGGCCATCGTGCCCGCCGACAGCACCGCGCCGCGCCACGTCGCATCGAGCGTGACCGCGTCGGGCATCGCCTCGGTCTGCCGCATGCGCATCTGCACGCGCCCGGTCAGCAGCGGCCAGAAGCGCGTGGTCCATTCGACCCGGCCGGGCAGCAGCGTCGCCGCGCTCTGGTCAGCCCCCGGCGCGAGCATCAGCGTGCCCGAGCCGTGCCACAGCGACCCGTCGGGATCGACGAGATTCACGTGCCCGCCGGTCGCGCGCGCGAACTGCGGCGCGATCCACGCGGCCGGCGCAAGTGCGACGAGCGTCACCGCCGTCGCCAGGCCGCCCGCCAGTACCCACGGCAATGCGGTGGCGAGCCGCTTGATCCCCGGCCTCATCGGCCGACCGCCACTTGCGTCGTCCAACTGCGTCATTTCTGCGTAGACGGTTGCATCACGGCCGTCAGGTCGACCTGGCCATCGTCCTTCAGCGCGGTGGCATGCGCCTCGCCGACCTGCACCTTGAACTGCCGGCGCGCATCGTCGAGCCACTGCGTCCACGCCGGGAACGACACGTTCTTCATCTGGATCTGCACGCCGTTGCCGACGATCTGCACCTGCGCGCCCTGCAGCCCGTGATCGGACAGCGACGCGGTCAGTGCGTCCTTCAGCGCGAGGCCGGTCGGCGCCACGCCCTGCGCGGCGGCCGTCAGCGACTTCGCCTCGTTCGCCTGCGCGGTCATCTGCGCCAGCTCGCGGCGCATCGTCGGCAGCTCGCGCTGGATCCGCGCGCGGCCTTCCTGCGCGGGCGACCACAGCACCGAATACGCGATCGCGACCGCCAGCACGGCGCCGCCCCAGCCGAGCAGCATCTTTTCGCGCTGGGAGCGCTCGCCCCAGAACTGGGCCAGCGTCTGGTTCAGTTGTTCCGTCTTCATGAGCGGCTCCGGATCGTCCATTTGCCCGTGTTGCTGTCGACTTCGCCGGACAGTCCGTTACGCGCGAGGCGCTGCGTGAAATCGGGATCGACCTTGACCTCGGGCTTGAAGCCGACGTCGAGCCGCCGGTCGTGATAGTCGAGCGACGCGATGCCGTTCAGCGGCAGTGCGCCCATCGAGCGCGACAGCCCGCTCGCCAGCGCGAGGAAATCGTTCGGCGACAGTTCGCCGGCCGCGAGACGCAACTGGTCGAGCTGGCGCTGCATCTGCGCGGGCGGATCGAGCACCGTCGTCGTTTTCGGGAATGCGGACAGCAGCGTCTCGGTGATCTGCGCGGACAGCGCATCGCGCTCGCGCGACAGCTTCCACCAGTGCAGGTTCATCCCGATCACCGCCACGCCGAGCGTCGCCGCGACGAGCGCGAGCGGCACGCGCAGGCGCTTCACCGTCGCGCGGTCGAAGCGCCACGGCTGCGATTCGAATTCGAACTGGCACAGGTCGAACTTCTCGGTCAGCGCGCGCCGCGCGAACGCGTCGAACGACAGCGGCGCGGCGCCCGGCAGCAGCGGGCCGCCGTCGGTGCGTCCGACCGATGCCAGGCGCGGCTCCGCGCCCGGTTCGCCGAGTTCGTACAGTTCGACGTCGCCGCCGCCTGCCAGCGCAGCCAGTGTGCCGGCAGCACGCGACGCGGGCGCCGCGAAGCCTTCGCCGAGCGCACCGCGCGCGACCGCGAGTTCGAGGCGCGGCGCACCGGCCGCAGCCGGCAGCGCGCCGGCTTCGACGAGCACCGGCTCGACCGCTGCCGCGAGGCCGAGCACCGCGGCCACCGTCGCCGGACGGGCGGGCGGCGCCTCGACGGCGTCGGCAGCAACCGCGGCGGCATCGACTTCGCTGTCGGCCGGCGCGGCGGTGACGTGCGGCGCCGGCAGGCAGCGGGTCGCGGGCACCGCGCTCAGGTGCCGGTGGCCGGCCGCCGTGAACGCGTCGCAGATCGTGCGGAACCACGCGCGATCGACGACGGCCAGCACGCGGCGCCCGTCGGGCAGCGCGTCCGGATCGAGCGCGATATGGCAGCCGAGCGGATCCTGGATCAGCTGATCCTCGACGATGTTGGGCAGCGCCTGGCGCAGCTTCGGTCCCTTCAGCGGCGGCACGGTCGCGGCCAGCAGCAGCACGTCGCGCGCGGCGACGATCAGCACGGTCGCATTCGCGCGCGGCAGCAACGCAAGCGCGGCGCGTCCGGCGCGCTGCACGTGGCCGGCCTTGTCGACGAGCGTGAACGGCAGCTCGGGCCACTGCCATTCCTGCAACGGCACGGCAGGCTCGCGCGGCGGCAAAGAAACAATCAACGTGCTCACAAGAGCTCCTCTCCCGATTGGCGTCGTTATAGCTGGTCGCGAATGCGCACGACCCGTGTCGAGTGCGTGGTCGGATCACGATACACGAGCGAGGTGCGATCAACCTCCGCCCGGTCATGCTGGATCCGGCCATGCACGATGAAATAGCTCGAATTGACGTCGATGACGCTCGAGTCGAGCGTCACGTTCGGCGCACCGGCGCCGCGCAGCGCGAGCTGCACGTCGCCGACGTTGCGGAAAAACACGGTCTCGCGGCGCGACACGAGCGCCTGCGCGGACGACACGCTCATCCCCGGCATCAGCGCCGCGATCACCTCGGCCGGCGTGGTGTTCATGTTCACGGGCGTGGTAGTCGGCAGCACGGTGACGAACGGGCGCAACCGCGCGACCATCTCGGGCGTCACGCCGTCGACGTCGAGCAGGCTGTCGACGCCCGTCATCATCAGCGGCGCGGGCCCGCGATCGCCGCCCGTCATGCCGGGATCGTCGGTGAAGCCGCCGCCGCCTTGCTGATCGGTCGTCACCGGCGCGGTGACCGGCGGCGCCGTACCGCCACCCGGCAGCGTCGGCATCTGGAAACGCGTCGCCGAATTCAGCAGGCTCGCGCGCACCTGCAGCGCGATGCGCTTCGCGAACGCGCCGTCGTAGCCGAGCGTCGTCAGCAGGCGCTGGAACGCCTGGACCTGCGTGACGTTCAACTGCAGCACGCCGGGCGCCGGCGACGCCACGAGGTTGCGCAGGTTGAACTTCGCCTGCGCGTCCTCGATCGAGCCGGAGAGATAGGTGTCTTCGCCGCCGGCGTCGTTGGGCGCACCGATCCGGCCGAGGAAGTCCGACAGCTTCGTCTTCGCGATCGGCACGCCCCAGATGCCGCCGAGATACGTGATGCCGGGCGCCGTATCGCCTTCGGAACGCAGGATCATCCGGGTCCAGTCGAGCGCGCCGCGCGCGACCCACTGCGCCTGCGCGATCACGCGCTGGT
The nucleotide sequence above comes from Burkholderia sp. HI2500. Encoded proteins:
- a CDS encoding efflux transporter outer membrane subunit; translation: MPYASLPRALRPLSAAVAVATAVLLAGCAVGPDYHRPDTSIPAAYKEAPAGWKVAQPADRTDRGAWWTVYNDPQLDALIGRLNASNQTIAQSAAAYRQARALVTEARAAYFPTVGLTASGSRARTPRTSVSSGSSSSFGSGSSGSINNSYSVGLDASWEPDLWGKVSRTVSAQRAGEAAAAADLANARLSQQALLAQTYFQLRTSDTLQKLLDDTVKSYEQSLKLTQNQYAQGVAARADVIQAQTQLQSAQAASIDNGVARAQYEHAIATLIGEPASTFSLPPNPLTAEPPITPVDVPSAILERRPDIAAAERRAAAANEQIGVAIAAFFPTLTLSATGGFQSSVWSQLFTLPARFWTVGPQLAATLFDAGLRAAQTDAARATYDQDVAAYRLAVLTAFQDVEDNLASQRILAQEIDVQRQAVDSAEHSLAIVTNQYKAGTVAYLNVLTAQTTAFTAQQKLATIAGQRMTSSVGLVKALGGGWNVAEMARENGDVAAPAPVPASGAAAPAATAPAVAAPLAQK
- the gspL gene encoding type II secretion system protein GspL produces the protein MSTLIVSLPPREPAVPLQEWQWPELPFTLVDKAGHVQRAGRAALALLPRANATVLIVAARDVLLLAATVPPLKGPKLRQALPNIVEDQLIQDPLGCHIALDPDALPDGRRVLAVVDRAWFRTICDAFTAAGHRHLSAVPATRCLPAPHVTAAPADSEVDAAAVAADAVEAPPARPATVAAVLGLAAAVEPVLVEAGALPAAAGAPRLELAVARGALGEGFAAPASRAAGTLAALAGGGDVELYELGEPGAEPRLASVGRTDGGPLLPGAAPLSFDAFARRALTEKFDLCQFEFESQPWRFDRATVKRLRVPLALVAATLGVAVIGMNLHWWKLSRERDALSAQITETLLSAFPKTTTVLDPPAQMQRQLDQLRLAAGELSPNDFLALASGLSRSMGALPLNGIASLDYHDRRLDVGFKPEVKVDPDFTQRLARNGLSGEVDSNTGKWTIRSRS
- a CDS encoding LrgB family protein, which gives rise to MLAALSNLSADQANTAISFGCFVLTVVLYFASKRLYAYKKTLLFSPLVFVPGVLVLLVLLTGIPYSVYFHDTRWLMWLLGPATIAFAVPIYDYRDLIRRHWLSLSVGVAVGISAGVCGSLLLAKLLHLSPELQRSLMTRSVSTPFALAVSDKIHAPKDLTALFVIATGICGMLLGELVLALVPMRTRLARGALFGAAAHGVGTAKAREIGSEEGVVSSLTMMIAGVAMVLIAPLLTLLPI
- a CDS encoding LysR family transcriptional regulator, whose product is MELRALRYFVEVVRQQSFTAAADKLFVTQPTISKMVKALEDEIGSPLLLRDGRQMVLTDAGRIVFQRGQDVLAAQAQLQSELNDLGTLGRGELTIGIPPLGGSLFTPIIAAYKQRYPNIELKLFEQGARMIEAALTSGELELGGLLEPVDPGTFERLPMVRAPLWLVAPRESRWEDHAAVLLADLARESFVFYAESLALHDAVLDACRQAGFTPSIVSRSGHWDFMAALVHAGVGIALLPEPYCRRLDAGQFTCRPIVEPEITWAIALGWLKKGYLSHAARAWLDVARATLPIAPGDDLAFGGLRARE
- a CDS encoding multidrug ABC transporter ATPase, whose protein sequence is MLFLKNAAGALRRNLTDTAHHAFSGPHRGWKIALYVTMLVVPGGSLAALGFAWFDHRRQRNAKDGARRTGQPAATEPSTWRSAAEPLPLPARCH
- the gspM gene encoding type II secretion system protein GspM, yielding MKTEQLNQTLAQFWGERSQREKMLLGWGGAVLAVAIAYSVLWSPAQEGRARIQRELPTMRRELAQMTAQANEAKSLTAAAQGVAPTGLALKDALTASLSDHGLQGAQVQIVGNGVQIQMKNVSFPAWTQWLDDARRQFKVQVGEAHATALKDDGQVDLTAVMQPSTQK
- a CDS encoding CidA/LrgA family protein; the protein is MTKPTAALAARPAASGSLARTGRIALQAAALGALWMAVDWAVRKIGLPIPSGVIGLAVLLVLLFSGRVAPAWVKDGANWLLSDMLLFFVPAAVAAVQYGGLFREDGWRIALVMLAGTAFVMVAVAVAVDLAAKLERRLAVQRVFAERRRTRLTAASAH
- the fliL gene encoding flagellar basal body-associated protein FliL: MHATRHHARIHMASTTANPTADKPASSGKFKRIALIAVIALGAAAAAAGGMYVFLSKEGVGHASKPAEPAPLAAPVFFPLDPLTVNLQSDDGAQHYLRVGLSLKLTDSKAQEQLTARMPEIRSRILLALSNKHPEELATPDGKRSLAKELRELIEQPTQPGNQRAKVDDVLFTEFVVQ
- the gspK gene encoding type II secretion system minor pseudopilin GspK, whose protein sequence is MRARPLRSLLVARAAGRARARGRQRGAAIITALLVVALSAILVSGMLWRQQVQIRRIENQRVIAQAQWVARGALDWTRMILRSEGDTAPGITYLGGIWGVPIAKTKLSDFLGRIGAPNDAGGEDTYLSGSIEDAQAKFNLRNLVASPAPGVLQLNVTQVQAFQRLLTTLGYDGAFAKRIALQVRASLLNSATRFQMPTLPGGGTAPPVTAPVTTDQQGGGGFTDDPGMTGGDRGPAPLMMTGVDSLLDVDGVTPEMVARLRPFVTVLPTTTPVNMNTTPAEVIAALMPGMSVSSAQALVSRRETVFFRNVGDVQLALRGAGAPNVTLDSSVIDVNSSYFIVHGRIQHDRAEVDRTSLVYRDPTTHSTRVVRIRDQL
- a CDS encoding type II secretion system protein N, producing the protein MRPGIKRLATALPWVLAGGLATAVTLVALAPAAWIAPQFARATGGHVNLVDPDGSLWHGSGTLMLAPGADQSAATLLPGRVEWTTRFWPLLTGRVQMRMRQTEAMPDAVTLDATWRGAVLSAGTMAVPASLLAGLGTPFNTLDLQGDVRLGWSDWRLIGNNAFGQLTVTIESMSSRVSRVKPLGSYRAVLQAKGAAADLDLSTTQGPLFLDGHGTFGPGQGSFRGTAHSAPEQQANLAGLLNLLGHPIGNNEVSLIFGDAQR
- a CDS encoding MarR family winged helix-turn-helix transcriptional regulator: MTGGLYDPENIALETSLGYYLSKAKQALVERMDRALEPLDLTAQQIGVILLLSRGYARTPFELSRKMSYDSGSMTRMLDRLERKGLVARSRSEQDRRMIELTLTERGAEAARALPSLIATALNAQLDGFSADELATLTGLLQRFIANGPGSAGCPKPDDEADS
- a CDS encoding DHA2 family efflux MFS transporter permease subunit — its product is MSATTASTAAPAAEPAPLSGGALALLTVGLALGTFMEVLDTSIANVAVPTISGSLGVATSEGTWVISSYSVASAIAVPLTGWLARRVGEVRLFTLSVLAFTVASALCGLASNFETLIAFRLLQGLVSGPMVPLSQTILMRSYPPAKRGLALGLWAMTVIVAPIFGPLLGGWISDNYTWPWIFYINLPIGIFSATCAYFLLRGRETKTSKQRIDAIGLALLVIGVSCLQMMLDLGKDRDWFNSTFIVALALIAVVSLAFMLVWEATEKEPVVDLSLFKDRNFALGAMIISFGFMAFFGSVVIFPLWLQTVMGYTAGKAGLATAPVGLLALVLSPLIGRNMHRLDLRMVASFAFIVFAGVSIWNSTFTLDVPFNHVILPRLVQGIGVACFFVPMTTITLSSISDDRLASASGLSNFLRTLSGAIGTAASSTFWENDAIYHHARLSESVSVYAQNTTDYQGALSQLGIVGQTANAQLNQLVTQQGFMMATNDFFLLSAFMFGALAALVWVTKPRKGAGPAMGH